In Subdoligranulum variabile, the genomic stretch GATGGAGGTGCCGAACACCTCGGCAATCAGGGTCAGGGGCAGGTTGCGGGTGCCGGCGTAGGCCAGACCGCAGAGCAGGGCGCCGAACATGCTGCCGGGGAAGGCCATCAGGCTGCCCAGCCCCGTGAGGTTGCGGATGAGGCTGGCCGCGAAGGCCACACCGATGCCGTACCAGGGTCCCAGCAGTACGGCGCACAGGATGTTGACCATATGCTGGATGGGCGCGCATTTGCTGCCGAACATGGGGAAGGAAAAGAGGCTGCCGACGACGGCGATGGCGCAGAAGATGCCGGCCAGGGCCAGCTTATGGACGTTTTGATGTTTCATGGTAAAAAACTCCTTTGCAGACAGGGCGGGAAAGGACGAACAGCGACACTTTCCCGCAGAAGGACGTGCAGGGCAATCCCCGCACACGGAAAAAGCGGTCGAGGCTTGCTGGCCTCCTCTCACGCCGGAACACGGCTTCCCATCGCTGAACCTCCCGGAACACAGGGCGCTCCCCCTCTGCCCGCCGCGGCACCGTCCGCGGACCCCTTTTCACTTCCTTTCCCGGAAAAAACACAAAAAAATCGGGAGGCACCTGCGCGGTGCCTCCCGGAAAAAGTACAATCTACCACGACTTCCTACGGCGGCATTATCCGCATCAGGTGTAAGGGTCGAAGGTGATTCCTTCCTCTCAGCCTGTCAACACAAGCTCCCCCGGTTGTTCTGTTTGTTGTTATTATAGCCCCGGCAAGGGGGCACGTCAATGGATTCTGTCAAAAAAGTTCATTTCCCGTCGGTGGGGCCCATCGCCTCCTGCCAGAACCGGACCGCCTGGTCCAGCCAGCCCTCGGCGTCAGTGCCGATGCCCAGCCCGAAGCCGTGACCGCCATGGGCGGGGAACCGGCAGCGGTGGACGATGCCCGCCTGGTTCAGGGCCTCCTCAAAGAGGTGGCTGCTCTGGACCGGCACGGTGGGATCGTCCTGGCAGTGCACCAGGTAGACCGGCGGGAAGTCGGCATCCATTTGGGTGACGGGGCTGAACCGCCCCAGGGACTCCCGGGTGAAGTTGCTGCCCGCCACCCGGGCCAGATACTGGCCGGTGCCGGTGCGGAAGGCGGGATCCCGGGAGGCTTCCAGCAGGTCGTACATCAGCCCGTGGGCGGTGCTGGGGTAGCCCAGCAGCAGGGCCGCGGGACGGGGCGCGCCGTAGCGGGCGTAGCCTTCCGCCCGGGTGCCCCAGAGGGCTGCCAGGTTGCCCCCCGCCGAGAAACCGCAGACGGCATAGTGTTGGGTGGTGAAATGGCAGGACTCCGCCAGCGAACCGATGACCTGCAGCGACTGGGCGATGTCCTCCAGCGGGTCGGGCAGCAGGCCGGTCTTGCCGGCGCGGTAGAGCAGGATGAAGGCGTGGTAGCCCATCTGGCTGAGCTGCCAGGCGATGGGCAGTCCTTCCACCAGGGTCCACTGGCGGTTGTAGCCGCCCCCGGGGCAGACCAGGGCAAAGGGCATGTCGGCCTTGCCGGCCAGGTAGAGCAGCTTGACCTGGGCCTTTTCGGGGTCACGGTCGGTGACCTCCCGGCTGTAGACGTCCAGGATGCGGAAGGTGCCGGCCCGCTCGGCCTGGCAGAAAGCGCCCAGAGCCTGGGGAATGGCGCACTTTTCCAGCCCGAAGGCGGAAAGCTGGCGGCTCCACATATCCTCCGACATATGGGTGAACAGATAAGGCGACAGGGTCTTGAGGGGAGCCAGCTGGCACAGATCCCCCACCGTCATGTCATCCCGGATGGATTCCAGCATGCCCAGGTCGGCGGGTTTGCCCCGCTTGAGATAGGCCTGCTTGTTCTGGGAGGGGGACATGCCGGTCACCGACTTGTAGACCCGGTTGAAGTGGGTCACGTTGGAAAAGCCCACCCGCTTGCTGATCTCGGTGATGGAGTAGTCGGATTCCTGGAGCAGCCGCTGGGCGTGGAGCACCCGCAGGTTGTGGATGTACTGCACGATGGTGCTGCTGGTGTAGCGCTTGAACTCCCGGCACAGATGATACTGGCTGACATAGAAATGGTTGGCCAGCTGTTCCAGGGTGATGTCCTCGGTAAAATGTTCGTGGAGGTAGTTGATGATGTCGGTGACCCGGTTGCGCTGTTCGGGGCGGGCGGCCTCGTCGGAGTTGCGCACCAGCTGCAGGGCCAGGGCGTTGACCATCAGGGTGATCAGTTCCCGGGAATAGAGATCGTCCCGCTCCTGTTCCTGCAGGATGTCCTTCATGAGATTGTAGATGGGCGCACTCTGGGCCCGGGGCAGTTTGTACACCCGGGCGCGCTCGCTGAGGGTGCGCAGGATCTGGGGAGAACGGATGACTTCGGGGTTGAAGTAGAGCAGCAGCCGCCGGAAAGGCACATCATTTTCCTCAAAGGAGTGATGCATCACAAAGGGCGGGAAGATGATGAACTCGTCGGGCTGGAGGATGTACTGGCTGTCCTCGATGATGTGCTGCCGCCGGCCCTGTTCCAGATAGTAGATTTCAAAAAATTCATGGTAGTGGGAGCGGACCATATTGTCGTTGACGCCCGCGATCCGCTCGCTGGCAAACGGTCTGCCCTCCGCCATGAAAAATGCTGCCTTGTCGACCATAGCGCGCTTCCTTTCTGGCGCCGGTGCGCCGTTTTCCGGGGAATATCCCCATTATACACGAAACAGATTCCTCTGCCAATACAAAGCAAGCAGGCCGGAGCCTGTGGCTCCGGCCTGCACGGGAAAGATACGATCAGACCAGACCCATCGCCGTGGGAAGCGCCAGGGAGATGGCCGGAATGTAGGTGACCAGCAACAGCAGGATGATCTCCGCCACCACATAGGGGATCAGGGTGCGGATGACCTTTTCAATGGGCAGCTTGCTGATGCCGCAGGAGACGAACAGGACCGAGCCAACCGGCGGGGTCATGGTGCCCAGGCACATGTTGAAGGTCAGCACCACGCCGAACTGGACCAGGTTCATGCCCAGGCTGGTGACGATGGGCAGGAAGATGGGGGTGAAGATCAGGCAGGCGGGGGTGATGTCCAGGAAGGTGCCCACGATGAGCAGCACCACGTTCATGAGCAGCAGGATGACATACTTGTTGTCAGAGACAGACATGATGGCATTGCTGATGGCGTTGGGGATGCCGGTGTAGGCCATGACCCAGCTCATGGCGGAGGAAGCCGCGATGAGGAACAGGATGATGCCGCTGGTGTTGGCGCTGTCCAGCAGGATCTTCATCAGGGTCTTGAAGTCCACGCTGCGGTAGATCAGCGAGAGGATGGCGCAGTAGAGCACCGCGATGCCGGCGCCCTCGGTGGCGGTGAAGATGCCGCCGACGATACCGCCGATGACGATGACGATGAGCAGCAGGCTGGGCAGGGCATCCAGGGTGATGCGGATGGCGTCCTTCATGGGGACCTTCTCGGTGACCGAGTAGTTATGCTTTTTGGCGTAGAAGAAGGCAATGACCATGGCCACCAGGCCCATGAGGATACCGGGCACATAGCCGGCCATGAACAGGGCGGAGATGGAAACGCCGCCCGCGATGCTGGAGTAGACGATGAAGGCGCTGGTCGGGGGGATCAGCAGGCCGGTGGGAGCGGAAGCGATGTTGACGGCGGTGGAGAAGGCGGGATCATAGCCCTCTTCCTCCTCCATGGGGTTCAGGGTGCCGCCGATGGCCGCCGCAGCCGCCACGGCAGAGCCGGACAGGGCGCCGAAGAGCATGTTGCCCAGGACGTTGGTGTGGGCCAGGGCGCCGGGGATGCGGCCGACAATGAGCTTGGCGAAGTTGATGAGCCGCCGGGCGATGCCGCCGTTATTCATGATGTTGCCGGCCAGGATGAACAGGGGGATGGCCAGCAGGCTGAAGCTTTCCACGCCGCTGTTCATCTTCTGCATGATGATGAAGATGACCTGATCCCAGGGCAGGTTCATCAGGGTGGTGGCCAGGGAGGAGATGACGATACCCACCGAGATGGGCACGCCCAGG encodes the following:
- the thiW gene encoding energy coupling factor transporter S component ThiW; translation: MKHQNVHKLALAGIFCAIAVVGSLFSFPMFGSKCAPIQHMVNILCAVLLGPWYGIGVAFAASLIRNLTGLGSLMAFPGSMFGALLCGLAYAGTRNLPLTLIAEVFGTSILGGLCAYPVAILFMGQAAGDIAFYAYIVPFLVSTAAGSILSGVLVYALRGTGALNRMQKTLSH
- a CDS encoding helix-turn-helix domain-containing protein; translated protein: MVDKAAFFMAEGRPFASERIAGVNDNMVRSHYHEFFEIYYLEQGRRQHIIEDSQYILQPDEFIIFPPFVMHHSFEENDVPFRRLLLYFNPEVIRSPQILRTLSERARVYKLPRAQSAPIYNLMKDILQEQERDDLYSRELITLMVNALALQLVRNSDEAARPEQRNRVTDIINYLHEHFTEDITLEQLANHFYVSQYHLCREFKRYTSSTIVQYIHNLRVLHAQRLLQESDYSITEISKRVGFSNVTHFNRVYKSVTGMSPSQNKQAYLKRGKPADLGMLESIRDDMTVGDLCQLAPLKTLSPYLFTHMSEDMWSRQLSAFGLEKCAIPQALGAFCQAERAGTFRILDVYSREVTDRDPEKAQVKLLYLAGKADMPFALVCPGGGYNRQWTLVEGLPIAWQLSQMGYHAFILLYRAGKTGLLPDPLEDIAQSLQVIGSLAESCHFTTQHYAVCGFSAGGNLAALWGTRAEGYARYGAPRPAALLLGYPSTAHGLMYDLLEASRDPAFRTGTGQYLARVAGSNFTRESLGRFSPVTQMDADFPPVYLVHCQDDPTVPVQSSHLFEEALNQAGIVHRCRFPAHGGHGFGLGIGTDAEGWLDQAVRFWQEAMGPTDGK
- a CDS encoding TRAP transporter large permease; translation: MNILLSVIVLFGIFFVLLFLGVPISVGIVISSLATTLMNLPWDQVIFIIMQKMNSGVESFSLLAIPLFILAGNIMNNGGIARRLINFAKLIVGRIPGALAHTNVLGNMLFGALSGSAVAAAAAIGGTLNPMEEEEGYDPAFSTAVNIASAPTGLLIPPTSAFIVYSSIAGGVSISALFMAGYVPGILMGLVAMVIAFFYAKKHNYSVTEKVPMKDAIRITLDALPSLLLIVIVIGGIVGGIFTATEGAGIAVLYCAILSLIYRSVDFKTLMKILLDSANTSGIILFLIAASSAMSWVMAYTGIPNAISNAIMSVSDNKYVILLLMNVVLLIVGTFLDITPACLIFTPIFLPIVTSLGMNLVQFGVVLTFNMCLGTMTPPVGSVLFVSCGISKLPIEKVIRTLIPYVVAEIILLLLVTYIPAISLALPTAMGLV